The following nucleotide sequence is from Desulfatirhabdium butyrativorans DSM 18734.
CCTGAGCTTCGGAGCCGGACTCCTGGATGGTTGGGGATCTCCGGTAAGGATGTTCAAGGCCAATGCGCTCTGGAAACAATCGGGGGTAAAGCTCGTGCAGGTCGAACCGAGACTGAGCCGCACCGCAGCGAAGGCAGACACTTGGATTTCGATCGTTCCGGGCTCCGAAACGGCCCTCGCGCTCGCGATGGCCCACGTCATCATTTCCGAATCGCTGTATCAGGCCGAATTCGTCGAATCCTGCAGCGAAGGCATGGAAGGCTTCAAAGAATTTGTGGCTGCAAAATATACTCCGGATATTGCGGCCAAGATGACGGGCGTGGATGCCGCCACCATTACGATGCTCGCAAGGGAATTTGCCAAGTCCAAGCGGCCGATTGCCGTCTGCGGTCGCGGTCAGGGAACCATCCCCGGCAGTATGGACATGTTTATGGCGACACAGGTGCTGAACGCGCTGGTCGGCAATCTGAATCAGCCTGGCGGGGTGTGGTTCGTCACCGATCAGACAATGCAGGAATGGCCTGAGGTGGAACCCGATGCAGCAGCCAAGGCCGGATTGGCTTATCCCCGTCTCGACGGGGCGAAAGGCATGGTACCCCTGAAAAGATCCTTGCCGAATCAGTTTGTTCAGGCCGTTGCCTCCGGAAAGGACTACCCCATCGAAGCCCTTCTGGTGATCGAATCCAATCCGCTGTACACACTCAACGATACGGCGCTCGTCAAGCAGGCGTTTTCCAAAATACCCTTTATCGTGAGTTTTTCATCGTTCATGGACGATACGGCTGCATACGCGGACATGATCCTTCCGAACCCCGTATATCTGGAGCGCATGGAAGACGTCATCGGCGCATCCGGCTTCCCCTATCCCACCATCGGACTTTCGCAGCCGGTGGTTAAGCCCCAGTGCAACACAAGGCATGTCGGCGATGTGCTGATACAACTCGCCAAAGGGCTCGGAGACACCATGGCCCGCGCATTTGCCTGGAAGGATTTTTCGGCCTGCCTGGAAGCATCTTTGGGGGATCGATTCAAAACCCTCAAGAAATCGGTTTTTCAAGTGGACAAATCCTACCAGCCGCCGGCGCCAAACGAGATCTTCGCCAGCGAACGCTTTTCCTTCATCCCGCGAGGTATTCAGGCCGATGTGGCATTCAAACCGATCGCCGCGGAAGGAGACACGGGCGGCTATCCGTTGATGCTGATGGCCTACGATACGATGCGGCTTTCGAATGGTTATATCGGTAATCCACCATTTCTGACCAAGATACTGGAAGATACGGTGTTGAAAAACCAGGATTGCCTGATCGAAATCAATCCCAAAAGCGCCAAAGCAGCCGGACTCGATGAAGGAGACAGGGCCGAAATTCAAACCCCCAAAGGGAAAGCCCTGGTTCGAATCCATCTGGATGATGGCA
It contains:
- the qrcB gene encoding menaquinone reductase molybdopterin-binding-like subunit QrcB; this encodes MKIDRRCFLSLAIGAGAGIALSPLPWKLTDDLAIWTQNWQWTPVPKRGAAKTVNSVCTLCPGGCGISVRKIDDRAVKIEGMETHPVNRGGICTLGLCGLQLLYGPTRVKGPLKRVADRGKGQWMPITWDQAIREVTEKLSAIRKSGRPQSVATMSGASSATLDALLDRFGQAYGTPNTIRFPSVDDAYHLSVSLMSGGKARVAFDFEHAGYVLSFGAGLLDGWGSPVRMFKANALWKQSGVKLVQVEPRLSRTAAKADTWISIVPGSETALALAMAHVIISESLYQAEFVESCSEGMEGFKEFVAAKYTPDIAAKMTGVDAATITMLAREFAKSKRPIAVCGRGQGTIPGSMDMFMATQVLNALVGNLNQPGGVWFVTDQTMQEWPEVEPDAAAKAGLAYPRLDGAKGMVPLKRSLPNQFVQAVASGKDYPIEALLVIESNPLYTLNDTALVKQAFSKIPFIVSFSSFMDDTAAYADMILPNPVYLERMEDVIGASGFPYPTIGLSQPVVKPQCNTRHVGDVLIQLAKGLGDTMARAFAWKDFSACLEASLGDRFKTLKKSVFQVDKSYQPPAPNEIFASERFSFIPRGIQADVAFKPIAAEGDTGGYPLMLMAYDTMRLSNGYIGNPPFLTKILEDTVLKNQDCLIEINPKSAKAAGLDEGDRAEIQTPKGKALVRIHLDDGIMPGIVAIPRGLGHEAYDVYLAGKGINVNSLVGSLSDPISGFEAAWGIRAKLSKA